One Microbacterium esteraromaticum genomic window carries:
- a CDS encoding LemA family protein, which yields MEWLWPVLIVVGVLLLVGIYLWSTYNSLVQLNVRVDEAWSGITVQLKRRADLIPNLIETVRGYAAHEKEVFEGVTRARAETLAATGPAEAGVAEGHLQQALRSLFAVAEAYPQLQASQSYLQLQHSLVDTEDKIQAARRFYNGGVRELNTKIKVFPNNLFARGLGFTEREFFEVSDDGAISEPPRVQF from the coding sequence ATGGAATGGCTGTGGCCGGTACTGATCGTCGTCGGAGTGCTTCTGCTCGTCGGCATCTATCTGTGGTCGACGTACAACTCGCTGGTGCAGCTGAACGTGCGCGTCGATGAGGCCTGGAGCGGTATCACCGTGCAGCTCAAGCGTCGAGCCGACCTCATCCCCAACCTCATCGAGACCGTGCGGGGCTACGCCGCGCACGAGAAGGAGGTCTTCGAGGGAGTCACCCGCGCTCGTGCAGAGACGCTCGCCGCGACCGGCCCTGCGGAGGCAGGTGTGGCCGAAGGTCATCTGCAGCAGGCACTGCGCAGTCTCTTCGCGGTCGCTGAGGCGTACCCGCAGCTGCAGGCCAGTCAGAGCTACCTGCAGCTGCAGCACTCCCTCGTGGACACCGAGGACAAGATCCAGGCCGCGCGCCGCTTCTACAACGGCGGGGTGCGCGAGCTGAACACCAAGATCAAGGTGTTCCCGAACAACCTCTTCGCTCGCGGCCTCGGCTTCACCGAGCGGGAGTTCTTCGAGGTCAGCGACGACGGGGCGATCTCCGAGCCCCCGCGCGTGCAGTTCTGA